The genomic interval GACATCCCCGCTCACCGCCCGACCGCATCACGTCGGCGGCTCGATGAGCCCGGCGGAGATCAAGTCCAGGATCGAGGCCATGTTCGCCGACCGCCGCCCGGCCGCCCCGACAGGCGCACTGAGATGAGGAGGGAGCGCATGAATGTTCTGCTCCTGCCGACGTTGCTGCTGACCGGGTTCGCCGCGGTGTTGGCGATGCAGACCGACCCGCAGTCCCCCTCCCGCCACTGACCGAGGTTCGTTGCGAGAGCTTCGCTCCTTGGGCCATCCGGCGCTTACGCGCCTCCGATGTTGGAGAAGCTCGTGGCCACGCGGGGTGGCCCTGTCATCGGGGGCCCGTGTTCGTGGTCGCCGAGGTGACGACGAGCGACGCGATCGCCTCCATCCCTGCTGTGGTCGGGTGCAGCGGCTGTGCGAAAGACTGTGAGCGGAGGCCTTCGAACCATCGTTGCTAGCTCCGGTCGGGCGCAGGCATCGTGGCCCGCGCCGGCGGTGGCGATCTCCACGTACCGGGCCCGGTTCGTCAGCGCTGCTTCGGACAGGACGCGATTGAACTTCACGAAGAACTTGGAGATCCAGGCCGCGTCGGCATCGCTGGTGGGGATGTTCGGCCAGCAGCCGCGGCTGCCGAAGATCCCTCCATGACCGACAAGGAACACGGTTGCGCCGGGCGCCTTCCGGGTGATCGCGGCGAGTGTTGCGGACACCTTCGGCCCGAGCCCGGACAGCGCTGCGTTCATTCGTTCGGCGACCGCGGGGTCCGAGCGGCAGTTCGCATCCAATCCCGGGTGGTCTGTGTAGCACGAGCGCACCAGCGAATACCACCGGATGTCGTTTCCGCCGATGCTGAGGGTGACGAGCGTCGCGTCCGAGCGCAGTGCGTCGAGCTGCGGCGGCATCGGCCCCGACGGTGTGAGCTGTGCCGTATCCGTGACGTTCTCGGTCCTGGCCCCCGAGCAGGACACGTTGACGAAGTGTGCGACGTGCAGTGTCCGGGCAACCACGACGGGGTATCCCTCCGCCGACCGGAAGCATCCGTCCCGAATCGACGTCGGCGCCAGGAACGGCCCAGCTGCCCGCGAATCACCCATCGCGACATATCGGACGCTGCCGGGCACCGGGTCGGCCAGCGCCGGGTCGGACCACAGAACCGCGAGCGCCGCCATGATCACGATCAGTGGGAACCGCCGGTACGTGAGTCCGACCATTGTGCGGTCAGCAAGGGTTCGGCGGTCGACGGCTTCCATACGAAATCACTGCCGCGACGAGAATTCCGCAGATCCGGCGACGGTACCCGGTGAGGTGGCGGTTCTGCGGCGTCGGGTGCGCAGTGCGTTGATCAGGAGCGGCGCTGTCGAGACGAGTACCACGGCGATGAGGATCACCTCGATGTGGTTGCGTACGAACGGTATTCCTCCGAGGAGGTAGCCGAGGACAGGAACACCCATTCCCCACAGGATTCCCCCGATGACGTTGTAGAGGGCAAACGTGCGGTAGCGCATGCCGGAGGCTCCGGCCATGACCGGCGCGACAGTCCGGGCGATGGGAACGAATCGGGCGAGCAGGATGGCGCGTGGCCCGTACCGGTCGAAGAAGCGGTGCGACTGCTCGAGCTGTTTCGGGCCGATCCTCTTCGCGCCCGGCCGTTCGAACACCGCCGGCCCCAGCCGGCGGCCGATCACGTAACCGAGCTGATCGCCCAGGATCGCGGCGATCGGGACGGTGATCAAGAGCAGCCAGAGAGGAGCGAGGGGGTGTGGCTGCGCGGCGAAGACGCCGGCGGTGAACAGCAGCGAGTCTCCGGGCAGGAAGAAGCCGACGAGGAGCCCGGTTTCGACGAAGACCGCTCCGAGAACGCCGAGCAGGCCGAGGGTGCCCAGCAGGGTCGATGCATCCAGGATCCCGATTCCCAGTGCCAGATTCATGCTGCGGTTCCCCACGTCGTCGTCTCGGCGGCCGCGGTCTGAGCGGGACGCTCGCCGTGGTCGGTCGCGGTTGTCTTGCTCATCCAGGCGGCGTAGACCACCGACCCGGCGAGGACGGCGGTACCACCGAGCAGAACACCACCGACGACGTCCGTGAGCCAGTGTTCGCCGAGATAGAGGCGGGTGACGGCGATCAGCACGGTCAGGCCACCGGCGAGCAGACGCAGCGCCCACCGCTGCGCAGCGGGCAGACCGAAGCCGAGCATGACCGCGGCCATCCCGAACAATGCCGTTGCTCCGGTGACGTGCCCGGACGGGAAGGAGTGATCGGTCTCGAGCAGGACCTGCGTCACCAACGGCGGACGCTGCCGCCCGACCAGCGCTTTGGCGGCGGTGGACGCCGCGGCTGCCGCACCGACGGTCCCGATCAGGATGATCGCGGGCAGCAGCGAATGTGCACGCCGGGACAGGACCGCCCCGCCGACGACTGCCAGGACGACGGTGCCGACCGGGCCGCCGGCGTCGGTGATCGCGATCGCCGGTCCGGTCAGCCACGCTGAACGATGGCCCGCGAGCCAGCTCAGCACCGGCCCGTCGGCCGCGATCATCTGTCCCGACACCCGTACCTGGTAGGCAAGCGCCCCGAACGCCACCACCAACGCACCGACGCGAATTCCTCTCAGCCCCCACGTCCAGCCCCCGCGACTGTCACGCGCGGCAGTGAGCCACAGTGATGCGACAAGAAACAGGAGGAGACAGGAGGCGAGAAGGACCAGTGTGACGGTGGCCGCTCCGCCCTCCTGAACTTCCGTCACGGCGTCGCGACCGACACCGATCAACCGGACGTGAACGGGCAAGCCTTGCGTGCCGGCTGGGACCAGCTGTGTTGCTACTTCTCTCACACCTAGCAGTATCTGCGCCGGTCGCTGTGGCGACGCTGAGAGGAAGACGCCGACGCCCGGGGTGTGCGGTGTTCTGCCGTGGGCATCGGCCTCTCAGCAAAGCCACAGCTGTTCGAGCCCATCCTCGTGGACGAGAGCCGACCACGGGAGGCCAGCAGTGATGCCGACGACAACGAACGAGTCTTCCCGGTCGCCGGTCCGACAACGGCGCACGCACATCCTGCGGATCTCGCGCAGGACGACAGCGGTGGCGGCCCTCGTCCTGGTGATCGCCGTGTCGCTCTCGTACACCCAGGCGATCCCGGCTCCCGGCTACGCGACCTGGCAGGACAAAACCTCCTCGTGGCTGCGGGACCACGGCGCAGCGTCGATGGTGAACGCGTACGAAAATTGGCGCTACACACGGCATCCCCCGTCGAACGCGTAACCCGACCCGAGTGAACTCCCGTCTGCGCCGCCCCCGCGCGCCCTACTCATCGCACCGGATCCCGCACTACCCGCCCTTCCCGGTCCTCCCGACGTGCCTGCACCGGTGTGGGCTGCCGGGCGCACCGATTCCGGCGGCGTTCCGCTGTCC from Rhodococcus sp. 4CII carries:
- a CDS encoding SGNH/GDSL hydrolase family protein, with the translated sequence MEAVDRRTLADRTMVGLTYRRFPLIVIMAALAVLWSDPALADPVPGSVRYVAMGDSRAAGPFLAPTSIRDGCFRSAEGYPVVVARTLHVAHFVNVSCSGARTENVTDTAQLTPSGPMPPQLDALRSDATLVTLSIGGNDIRWYSLVRSCYTDHPGLDANCRSDPAVAERMNAALSGLGPKVSATLAAITRKAPGATVFLVGHGGIFGSRGCWPNIPTSDADAAWISKFFVKFNRVLSEAALTNRARYVEIATAGAGHDACARPELATMVRRPPLTVFRTAAAPDHSRDGGDRVARRHLGDHEHGPPMTGPPRVATSFSNIGGA
- a CDS encoding DedA family protein, producing the protein MNLALGIGILDASTLLGTLGLLGVLGAVFVETGLLVGFFLPGDSLLFTAGVFAAQPHPLAPLWLLLITVPIAAILGDQLGYVIGRRLGPAVFERPGAKRIGPKQLEQSHRFFDRYGPRAILLARFVPIARTVAPVMAGASGMRYRTFALYNVIGGILWGMGVPVLGYLLGGIPFVRNHIEVILIAVVLVSTAPLLINALRTRRRRTATSPGTVAGSAEFSSRQ
- a CDS encoding phosphatase PAP2 family protein; translation: MREVATQLVPAGTQGLPVHVRLIGVGRDAVTEVQEGGAATVTLVLLASCLLLFLVASLWLTAARDSRGGWTWGLRGIRVGALVVAFGALAYQVRVSGQMIAADGPVLSWLAGHRSAWLTGPAIAITDAGGPVGTVVLAVVGGAVLSRRAHSLLPAIILIGTVGAAAAASTAAKALVGRQRPPLVTQVLLETDHSFPSGHVTGATALFGMAAVMLGFGLPAAQRWALRLLAGGLTVLIAVTRLYLGEHWLTDVVGGVLLGGTAVLAGSVVYAAWMSKTTATDHGERPAQTAAAETTTWGTAA